TTCATCACCACTTCCCGCCTCCTTTAACCCCTTCCTCCGCACTTTCCATGCTGTGCCTCTACCACTATTTCTCAGAAATTTCTGGTCACGCTCCCAAAAGTTACTATCCTGCACTACAaccccttttttctttcttccctatCACCTCGAAGGTGCTTGTATCAaccttaattaaagaaatttctctcAGCCACGGAATGCTACTACTTTCCAAAAAAGAGAAGAAACGAGAATTAGAAAATAAAGTGAAAAGAACGATTACTAAAAAACGAAAGGCAGATAGAAGACGAGGCATTAACATAAGAAAATCTCCTATCTTTAATTTTACCTAATCCATAAAAGCACTTTTTCAAGCCGACCTCTTATTCAATAACttgattttccaaaattcaaaatgttttcaaaattcatcagtgAAAGTAATGCAGACATTTAATTAATGGCAGTCTCAACCCTGTTAAATAGAAAGAATAACCAAATATACAGAATATGTtattacttttcataaaaaaataccatGAAGGCACCATGGTGTTCCGTGGGGCTCGAACGCCAGCGTCATGCACGTACATAAGCTTTttctttaagacaaaaaaaacctttcttatttcgaaaaaagtcaaaGTTATGtttgaccttaattttttaaggttatatgcTTTTTTTAATGCATAAGACCAATTTAATATGTGCTGAAAACTCTATCGAAACTAtactagaaaaaagttttttcgtcGCTATTAGAAGAGTTGAAAATCGCCGAAATAAACGACTATcaagaaaattcttaaactttcacGACCTCCCCCTCGGTCAATACTTGTTCGAATGACAAAATTATTTCCTCATCAACTGTTATCCAGTAGGACACTTGAGAAATAACTCCCCGTATACgataaccaaaaagttgaattagttgatttcaaatgaaaaaaattaaataagaaaacgaattttaacaaaataattaaattttaaataaaataaatgaatttttgataaacaattctTTACGAAAATCTTCTTCAAAGATGTAAAactatatatatttacatttcCTGTTTTAATTAAGACATTTTGTGGAACATCCTAGGTTTAAGCAACTTATCAATGAATTTATGTAGTGTAAATGTGggtttttctaatataagacGTAATTAAATCACTGTTTTTAGGGCAACTACCTGTAGTCGCTTACAACTGGGCAAAAGAAGGCAGGACGGGAACTCCGCGTCGTCTCACAATTGATAGGCATGGTAATCTCTGGGTGCCCCTTTATCAAGGTGGAGGagtaaggatttttcaatttttttaaaagtatttccaaaaaagaagctttaaataaaaataatttttttcaatttcctcagGTCATTCAAGTTAATACAGACACcaaagaaataatacaatttattccCATACCTGCACACAGAGTCAGCGCATGCACTTTTGGAGGTCCtgaatttgacattttatttgtaTCAACAATGTGGTATGGTCACTTAAATGAACAAGGACAACGCGTAAAGTATGATGAAGGTGGTTCAATTTTCGCTGTCAAGGGCCTTGAAGTGCAAGGGTGGCCGCCGGgacaatacaatttgaaaatatcaagAGTCATTGATGAAGAATTTGTACCTTTGAGTATAAGATTTCAAtaatccttttatttatttaacaaatttcttttatttgaaaaaacatcaatttattGCTTACCACCAGAGAGCGGACGAACCCATTCTTAAGTTGCACACTGTGCCTAGGCTCGTCTCCCTCAAGACcgtggagaatagacataaggagaccaaactagtggaaatgaaaatgaacacttttctatTTCTAGaattgtctgattattaattatttaattgttcaagcgcccctgtcaaaacaaaacaatggaggcggccatatttttttaagtgcggttgccacgccacgctcggaaagttttgaactatacgtaagtgtaaTTTTACACAGTGTTgcgtgcgtacttctggcaacagagaagtgaccgtttttggtgaagtccatgcattacagattagtctccttatatctattctccatgctcAAGTAGtgacaactaaaaaaaatttgatacaaatgAAAAAGAGATTATGAATTCTGTGTTccgagaaataaatcatttttgtttgtccgAATGATTAATCTCCTCTCTGCCgagtattcaaattaaatttttttccgacgagtttacttaaaataaaatcactaaaattaccaagaatgaataaagaataattaattactgcaatgataaatgttatatcatacattttttaataatttgaagatctgaattacaattactaatGAACTATTGTATAAATGTCAAAAAGTACATAATATTgtatagaaaataatgaaatcatATTAATACtatcaaaactaatttttgcctGAAACTAAAACTccttattacctttttattaacattttgaaacatttaaaatgctaaatcagagaaaaaaattttttctgaaatcaaaattattaacgtcttttgcatgaaaatcacattattttttatctgttacTCCAAAATTCTAGTTTAGGATTAAGAGATTACCTTGGATGCATTTTCCAATCCTTATTggtcataaatattaaatctaaatatttatataattcaaaatcagcgtgctaacagtgaccaatcgggttgtcggcgcgacgcaggcgcagtttaaaaaattcccaagatTGAGGACACGGGATGAACCGCCGGGTCTGGCGAAGTAATGGACGAGTGCGCAGATACCGGGCACTTTCGACGCTCTCCTCCATGCGGCGTTTCAGTGCAAAAAGGGAGGGTACGCAACTTCAGAATTGCACCATAAGCTAGTCTCATTACAGGCATACAGGTTgaactgtagttgaattttcaactaaaaaaaaattccatcaataattgaatccttaaattCGTACACAAGAATGCCTATATAAGAACAGTTTCGGGGTTGTCTCGCAATGGCCTTGAGCCTAAATCAGTCTGTGGAATCATAAACTGTCTATTTTAAACTAGTGTCGATCCATTGTTGACACTGCcacacaacaaaaaaagaacgaatttttaacacatagatagatttcacaataaaattatgtatctacaaaaaatcaacaaaagagttgaagccttaatataaaagacgaattttctcaccttcccaagaatttttaaccaattaagtCAAATATGGATTGAGTGTTGGTTAACACAGTTGAGTGAACACTGCACATCTCCCTGCAGCTTCTCTCACTTATCCCCGTCTGGCAGCGACAATTCCCGGTAGCACTAAATCCAAATTTGActgtagttcagtttttaaacaattacataattacaaataaactgacagtttaaaaaatctatttaaaaacaaaatttctacaaaatagtttaatttttctcaaagaaaattaattttctaccaaacaagacaaatgtttattaaaataaattaattataagccaaatagttaaatctttaaataaaaaaaaaataattcatgaaaattggtataattatctttagaattaaagaaaataagcTTCAACAA
The sequence above is drawn from the Belonocnema kinseyi isolate 2016_QV_RU_SX_M_011 chromosome 7, B_treatae_v1, whole genome shotgun sequence genome and encodes:
- the LOC117176954 gene encoding regucalcin-like — translated: MSSPFLYPLISPSSSLNPSLNCVLWTVRSGLSVVVWTVNTHGFKFGSVGSLNHIPYCVKHIKEVTSSSGFAFGAPKLYFVDAGRNYDVLSYSFHKQTGRTGQLPVVAYNWAKEGRTGTPRRLTIDRHGNLWVPLYQGGGVIQVNTDTKEIIQFIPIPAHRVSACTFGGPEFDILFVSTMWYGHLNEQGQRVKYDEGGSIFAVKGLEVQGWPPGQYNLKISRVIDEEFVPLSIRFQ